A window of Candidatus Binatia bacterium contains these coding sequences:
- a CDS encoding DUF1552 domain-containing protein, whose product MKNRKLSMNMRRRDFLKALGSTGAALMAPLTLVRAARAEAAAKKAIFFYIPDGCIPQHFHPTGTEFDFALPPMTEPLAAVREYCTFIDGLTMYEGGPTHEGGIRKVLTANAAQSLDDFLADRVGATSPFRSLYLGVGANYENGSGGFSFLRSGVPQSPEDNPLAAYARLFGDDEAPAALAEDPRLKILNHSIAEVSAMQTQLGPVERQRLEQHLEALQSVERRIEQAGANAGNCGPALWNPQAFTVPSGWHGYPPRYDREEFFETVGALQLDLIVESLACDLTRVASLQWSHPVSPTLLSWTGATQRHHDASHFGNPDSPSAQDFILSQRFFTEQLAQLIQKLQSRPDPSGDGTLLDHTRILLFSELGDSNQHDHKRMPFILAGAGRDFPGGRFLSYDGEAHAKLLVSIASSMDPSVTSYGYSGHGSGGLPGL is encoded by the coding sequence ATGAAGAACCGCAAATTATCCATGAACATGCGGCGGCGCGACTTTCTGAAGGCTTTGGGGAGCACAGGTGCGGCCTTGATGGCCCCACTCACTCTCGTCCGCGCCGCCCGAGCCGAGGCCGCGGCCAAAAAGGCGATCTTCTTCTACATCCCCGACGGCTGCATTCCCCAGCACTTCCACCCCACAGGCACCGAATTTGATTTCGCTTTGCCGCCGATGACCGAACCGCTCGCGGCGGTCCGGGAATATTGCACCTTCATCGATGGCCTCACCATGTATGAAGGTGGCCCCACCCATGAAGGCGGGATTCGTAAAGTTCTGACGGCGAATGCCGCGCAGTCCCTGGATGACTTTCTTGCCGACCGGGTGGGCGCGACCAGCCCGTTTCGATCGCTCTATCTCGGTGTGGGTGCGAATTACGAGAATGGCTCGGGAGGTTTTTCCTTCCTTCGTTCGGGAGTCCCGCAATCACCCGAGGACAACCCGCTGGCAGCCTATGCGAGGTTGTTCGGCGACGACGAGGCGCCAGCTGCGCTTGCCGAAGACCCTCGTTTGAAAATCCTCAACCATTCGATCGCAGAAGTCTCTGCCATGCAGACGCAACTGGGTCCTGTCGAACGTCAACGGCTGGAACAACACCTCGAGGCCCTGCAATCAGTAGAACGCCGCATCGAGCAAGCCGGAGCCAACGCCGGCAACTGCGGCCCCGCGCTGTGGAACCCCCAAGCGTTCACCGTCCCGTCCGGTTGGCATGGCTATCCCCCGCGTTACGACCGAGAAGAATTCTTCGAAACGGTCGGGGCCCTGCAGTTGGACCTGATCGTCGAGTCTCTGGCATGCGACCTTACCCGGGTCGCGTCGCTGCAATGGTCCCACCCGGTCAGCCCGACCCTCCTCTCGTGGACCGGCGCCACGCAGCGTCACCATGATGCCTCCCACTTCGGGAACCCGGATAGCCCCAGCGCTCAGGACTTTATTCTCAGTCAGCGATTCTTCACCGAGCAACTTGCCCAACTGATCCAGAAACTCCAGTCGCGCCCCGACCCCAGCGGCGATGGCACCCTGCTCGACCACACCCGCATTCTGCTATTCTCCGAGCTTGGGGACTCCAATCAGCATGACCACAAACGGATGCCCTTCATTCTGGCGGGAGCAGGGCGTGATTTCCCGGGCGGGCGCTTCCTGAGTTACGACGGGGAGGCCCACGCCAAGCTTCTCGTGTCGATCGCGAGTTCGATGGACCCTTCGGTCACCAGCTATGGTTATTCAGGCCACGGTTCAGGCGGCTTGCCCGGATTGTAG
- a CDS encoding glutathione S-transferase, giving the protein MSVAYRIFGSENSPYSTKVRSYFRYKQIPHEWIIRTGATMEEYKKYARLPIVPAVATPEDEALQDSTPIIEEIERRIPAPSIHPADPTLRFLSELLEEFGDEWGNKWMFHYRWAREIDQKTVAHRLVSEMMAGAPDDQIETMAVNVRERMSGRGFAVGSNEKTAPLIEESFKNGIGLLEKHLENRPFLFGAQPCFADLGLGAQVYQALIDPTAGEILRTQAPSTAAWSESLLDPKDHGAFEDWSTLSPTLAPLLSSEVRYFLAWSKANAEAIVAGADELTLDYDGRVWWQTVGGPQKYHAKSLGELRRKYANCAEVPELKTILASAGCEEFLVA; this is encoded by the coding sequence ATGTCTGTGGCATATCGTATCTTCGGTTCCGAAAACTCACCGTACTCGACCAAAGTACGGTCGTACTTTCGATACAAGCAAATTCCTCACGAGTGGATCATCCGCACCGGTGCAACGATGGAGGAATACAAGAAGTACGCCCGCCTCCCGATCGTCCCCGCCGTTGCGACCCCCGAGGACGAAGCATTGCAGGACTCCACGCCTATTATCGAGGAGATCGAGCGACGCATCCCCGCACCCTCCATCCACCCGGCCGACCCGACGCTACGATTCCTGTCGGAACTGCTCGAAGAATTCGGCGATGAATGGGGGAATAAATGGATGTTCCACTATCGCTGGGCTCGGGAGATTGATCAAAAGACGGTTGCGCATCGTCTCGTCTCGGAAATGATGGCGGGCGCACCGGACGACCAGATCGAGACCATGGCCGTCAATGTGCGCGAGCGGATGAGCGGACGAGGCTTCGCGGTTGGCTCCAATGAGAAAACGGCCCCCCTCATCGAAGAGAGCTTCAAGAACGGGATCGGCTTGCTGGAAAAACATCTGGAAAATCGACCTTTTCTTTTTGGCGCCCAACCCTGCTTCGCCGATTTGGGCTTGGGGGCGCAGGTCTACCAGGCACTGATCGATCCCACCGCAGGCGAGATTCTCCGCACTCAGGCACCGTCCACAGCAGCCTGGAGCGAGAGCCTCCTGGATCCGAAGGACCACGGGGCCTTTGAGGACTGGTCCACTCTTTCGCCAACCCTCGCGCCGCTTTTGAGCAGCGAGGTGCGCTATTTTCTCGCATGGTCCAAGGCCAATGCAGAAGCGATCGTCGCAGGGGCGGACGAATTGACTCTGGATTACGATGGCAGGGTCTGGTGGCAGACCGTCGGCGGTCCGCAGAAGTACCACGCCAAATCGCTGGGGGAACTCCGTCGGAAGTATGCGAATTGCGCGGAGGTCCCGGAACTGAAAACCATTCTGGCCAGCGCAGGCTGCGAAGAATTCCTTGTCGCCTGA
- a CDS encoding LLM class F420-dependent oxidoreductase, whose translation MKLGVNAAGFGPKIRIDMERILKAESLGFDSVWTAEAWGNDAITPLAWIGAQTTKIKLGTAIMQIPARTPAMCAMQAMTVDQMSGGRMLVGIGPSGPQVVEGWHGVPYGKPLKRTREYIRIMRQIFAREEKVTFDGEFYQMPYHGEGSSGLGKPLKSILHGRADIPIYTATISPKGIATAAEVADGFIPIWTTPGGLQTFQESIEKGLAKAGGGKTAADFEIMPTIIAIVNDDLEACRNMLRPQLALYIGGMGARGKNFYNDHITRQGWPDAARKIQDLYLDGKKKEAAAEVPDDLLDSVALLGPRDRVKDRLDEWKSTNASTLILGGDPSALETIAELTF comes from the coding sequence ATGAAATTGGGCGTGAACGCAGCGGGCTTCGGTCCGAAGATCAGAATCGATATGGAGCGTATCCTCAAAGCCGAGTCCCTGGGCTTTGACTCTGTCTGGACCGCGGAGGCTTGGGGGAACGACGCCATCACTCCCCTGGCATGGATCGGCGCGCAGACGACCAAAATCAAATTGGGCACCGCCATCATGCAGATTCCCGCGAGGACTCCCGCGATGTGCGCCATGCAGGCCATGACGGTCGATCAGATGTCCGGCGGGCGTATGCTGGTCGGAATTGGCCCCTCGGGACCGCAAGTTGTCGAGGGTTGGCATGGTGTTCCTTACGGGAAACCCCTCAAGCGGACCCGCGAGTATATCCGCATCATGCGCCAGATCTTCGCTCGCGAAGAAAAGGTGACCTTTGATGGTGAATTCTATCAGATGCCCTACCACGGAGAGGGCTCCTCGGGGCTCGGTAAACCGCTGAAGAGCATTCTTCACGGCCGCGCAGACATTCCCATTTACACGGCCACGATCTCCCCCAAGGGAATCGCCACGGCCGCGGAAGTCGCCGACGGCTTCATTCCGATCTGGACCACCCCCGGTGGGCTGCAGACTTTCCAGGAGAGTATCGAAAAAGGCCTGGCCAAGGCAGGCGGCGGAAAAACCGCTGCCGACTTCGAAATCATGCCGACGATCATCGCCATCGTGAACGACGATCTGGAAGCCTGCCGCAATATGCTGCGACCCCAACTAGCCCTCTATATTGGTGGCATGGGTGCCCGTGGCAAGAATTTCTACAATGACCATATCACCCGCCAAGGTTGGCCAGATGCCGCCCGAAAAATTCAGGACCTCTACCTGGACGGCAAAAAGAAGGAAGCCGCAGCCGAGGTTCCCGATGATCTTCTGGACAGCGTAGCCCTCCTGGGGCCTCGCGACCGGGTGAAGGATCGATTGGATGAATGGAAATCGACGAATGCCTCCACCCTGATCCTGGGCGGCGATCCGAGCGCTCTGGAAACGATCGCGGAACTGACCTTCTAG
- a CDS encoding septum formation initiator family protein, translating into MAIAIRSSLGSPDFYLHSGEPGATPPPNHTINGILLTTGEACQQEEQYFKNGFGTMNSSDSDTLEASKWENYVLPRRTTLLETTPLLKERMRHFLEEVRASWLAISMFLVAGLLFVSAATGELGLAKGLSLENELAEINQASFHMMQEIDQTREQIRKIEEEDLALENLARRRLHMVRDGDTLYRIGTKN; encoded by the coding sequence TTGGCAATTGCCATCAGATCCTCCTTAGGTTCCCCTGATTTCTATCTTCACTCAGGTGAGCCGGGCGCCACTCCTCCACCCAACCACACAATAAACGGCATTTTACTCACGACAGGAGAAGCGTGTCAACAGGAAGAACAATATTTTAAAAATGGATTCGGCACGATGAACTCTAGCGATTCAGACACGCTGGAAGCCTCAAAATGGGAGAACTACGTTTTGCCTCGGCGCACGACTTTGCTGGAAACCACTCCTTTGCTAAAAGAGCGCATGCGCCACTTCCTCGAAGAGGTTCGAGCCTCATGGTTGGCGATCAGCATGTTTCTGGTCGCGGGACTCCTTTTCGTCTCGGCCGCGACCGGCGAGCTTGGCCTGGCCAAGGGTCTTTCGCTCGAGAACGAGCTCGCGGAAATCAACCAGGCCAGCTTCCATATGATGCAGGAAATCGACCAAACCCGAGAGCAAATCCGCAAGATCGAAGAAGAAGATCTCGCTCTGGAAAATCTCGCCAGGCGACGCCTGCACATGGTTCGGGACGGCGACACCCTTTACCGAATCGGCACAAAAAACTGA
- a CDS encoding vitamin B12-dependent ribonucleotide reductase: MGTSTLTSPKKKKSKPNAEAKSPAAAKGIKIERLFTLGEDGQPVDPMENLVWERRDATIAGEGGTVVFEQKDLEIPADWSQLATNVVASKYFRGPMGTPERESSVRQLIGRVVESVRTWGLEQGYFETKGDAALFADELAHILVEQKASFNSPVWFNVGVEEHPQCSACFILSVQDTMESILDWYRREGVIFKGGSGSGVNLSGIRSSKEMLAGGGTASGPVSFMRAADASAGVIKSGGKTRRAAKMVVLDVHHPDIGEFVTCKAEEERKAWTLIDAGYDGSLDGPAYSSIFFQNANNSVRVTDEFMQAVEDDKEFHTRNVTDGSVAETHQARDIFRKIAEAAHFCGDPGMQYDTTINDWHTCANTGRINASNPCSEYMHLDDSACNLSSINLMKFVNEAGEFDTQGFRHAVNVLITAMDILVDSSSYPTPEIGETAHRFRQLGLGYANLGAVLMELGLPYDSDAGREFSAAVTALLSGEAYLQSTRLAKVKGAYEGYEENQEPHLRVIEKHRAASMKISSTHVPLDLLHSARTSWDQALSEGREHGYRNSQATVLAPTGTIAFMMDCDTTGVEPDIALVKFKKLVGGGMLKMVNGTVPSALARLGYDSREVQEIVEYIDNEGTIEGAPGLQDEHLPVFDCAFKALKGTRTIAPEGHIRMMGAVQPFLSGAISKTVNMPTDTKVEEVEEAYMLAWKLGIKALAIYRDGCKRTQPLNTSNEESSSKLPTIGDVESAAKAIAEAEARPARRRIPADCRSIRHKFDVAGHEGYIHIGFYDDGTPGEIFIKMAKEGSTISGLMDTIATLTSMSLQYGVPLDALVNKFSHVRFEPSGFTKNPEVPFAKSLTDYIFRFLGVRFQDGAAVEEGGEIKLGAAVVPAEAPPVAAALPENVAFQQQTDAPSCSECGAIMIRNGSCYRCPECGTTSGCS; the protein is encoded by the coding sequence GTGGGAACATCGACGTTGACCAGTCCGAAGAAGAAAAAGTCCAAGCCGAATGCCGAGGCGAAGTCGCCGGCGGCGGCCAAGGGCATAAAGATCGAAAGGCTCTTCACACTGGGTGAAGATGGCCAGCCGGTGGACCCGATGGAAAATCTCGTCTGGGAACGGCGGGATGCGACGATCGCCGGCGAAGGCGGGACGGTTGTCTTCGAACAGAAGGATCTGGAGATTCCGGCGGATTGGTCGCAGTTGGCCACCAACGTCGTTGCCTCGAAATACTTCCGAGGCCCGATGGGAACACCGGAACGCGAGAGTAGCGTTCGCCAACTGATCGGTCGGGTCGTGGAGTCGGTCCGCACTTGGGGTCTTGAGCAGGGATACTTCGAAACCAAAGGCGATGCTGCTCTTTTCGCTGATGAATTGGCGCACATTCTGGTTGAGCAGAAGGCGTCGTTCAATTCGCCGGTCTGGTTCAATGTCGGCGTCGAGGAACACCCGCAGTGCTCGGCCTGCTTCATTCTTTCGGTGCAGGATACCATGGAGTCGATTCTCGACTGGTACCGCCGCGAGGGGGTCATCTTCAAAGGTGGTTCCGGCTCGGGCGTGAACCTGTCCGGAATTCGCTCGTCCAAGGAGATGCTGGCGGGGGGCGGCACGGCCTCCGGGCCAGTTTCCTTCATGCGCGCTGCGGATGCGTCCGCGGGCGTGATCAAATCGGGCGGCAAGACGCGCCGCGCCGCCAAGATGGTCGTCCTCGACGTCCACCACCCGGACATCGGTGAGTTCGTGACTTGCAAGGCCGAAGAGGAGCGCAAGGCCTGGACCCTGATCGACGCCGGCTACGACGGTTCGCTGGACGGACCGGCCTATAGCTCGATTTTCTTCCAAAATGCCAATAATTCCGTGCGGGTCACCGACGAGTTCATGCAGGCCGTCGAGGATGACAAGGAATTCCACACCCGGAATGTGACCGACGGCTCGGTGGCCGAAACGCACCAGGCGCGGGATATTTTCCGCAAGATTGCCGAGGCGGCGCACTTCTGCGGCGACCCCGGAATGCAATACGATACGACCATCAACGACTGGCATACTTGCGCGAATACAGGCCGTATCAACGCTTCGAACCCCTGCAGCGAATACATGCACCTCGATGATTCGGCGTGCAATCTCTCCTCGATCAATTTGATGAAATTCGTCAACGAAGCCGGCGAGTTTGATACGCAAGGGTTCCGCCACGCGGTCAATGTGCTGATCACCGCGATGGATATTCTGGTCGATTCATCGAGTTATCCCACCCCGGAGATCGGTGAGACAGCGCACCGCTTCCGCCAGTTGGGTCTTGGCTACGCCAATCTCGGCGCGGTTCTCATGGAACTCGGTCTGCCGTATGACTCGGATGCCGGTCGCGAATTCTCGGCCGCCGTGACGGCTCTGCTGAGCGGTGAAGCCTATTTGCAGTCGACCCGTCTGGCCAAGGTCAAGGGTGCTTATGAGGGCTATGAGGAGAATCAGGAACCTCATTTGAGAGTCATCGAGAAGCATCGAGCCGCTTCGATGAAGATCTCCTCGACTCATGTGCCTCTGGACTTGCTGCACTCGGCTCGAACCTCGTGGGATCAGGCATTGAGTGAAGGTCGGGAGCACGGTTATCGGAACTCTCAGGCGACCGTCCTTGCGCCCACCGGGACCATTGCCTTCATGATGGACTGCGACACTACGGGCGTCGAGCCGGATATCGCTCTGGTGAAATTCAAGAAGCTGGTCGGCGGCGGTATGCTCAAGATGGTGAACGGCACCGTCCCGAGCGCACTCGCGCGTTTGGGTTATGATTCCCGCGAAGTTCAGGAAATCGTTGAGTATATCGACAACGAAGGCACGATCGAGGGAGCGCCGGGGCTGCAGGATGAGCACCTTCCAGTCTTCGACTGTGCGTTCAAGGCGCTGAAGGGGACGCGCACCATCGCCCCCGAGGGCCATATTCGGATGATGGGCGCAGTCCAGCCCTTCTTGTCGGGGGCGATCTCCAAGACCGTCAATATGCCGACGGATACCAAGGTCGAGGAGGTCGAAGAGGCCTATATGCTGGCCTGGAAGCTCGGCATCAAAGCCCTGGCGATCTATCGGGATGGCTGCAAGAGAACCCAGCCGCTGAATACCTCGAATGAGGAAAGCTCGTCGAAACTCCCGACGATTGGGGATGTGGAAAGCGCCGCCAAGGCGATCGCCGAAGCGGAGGCGCGCCCTGCGCGCCGACGAATCCCGGCTGACTGCCGTTCGATTCGACATAAATTCGATGTCGCCGGTCACGAGGGCTACATTCACATCGGGTTCTACGACGATGGAACGCCGGGCGAGATCTTCATCAAGATGGCCAAGGAGGGCAGCACCATCTCCGGCCTGATGGACACTATCGCGACCCTGACATCAATGTCCTTGCAGTATGGCGTTCCGCTCGATGCGCTGGTCAATAAATTCAGTCATGTTCGCTTCGAGCCATCCGGCTTTACCAAGAACCCGGAAGTTCCGTTCGCGAAGTCCCTGACGGATTATATCTTCCGCTTCCTTGGTGTGCGCTTTCAGGACGGTGCCGCGGTCGAAGAAGGCGGCGAGATCAAGCTGGGTGCAGCCGTGGTCCCTGCCGAGGCACCGCCGGTGGCGGCTGCATTGCCGGAGAATGTCGCGTTCCAGCAGCAGACGGACGCGCCGAGTTGTTCGGAATGCGGCGCGATCATGATCCGCAACGGCTCCTGTTATCGCTGCCCGGAATGCGGCACGACGAGTGGTTGTTCCTGA
- a CDS encoding DUF721 domain-containing protein, producing the protein MIDRVDTILGKALAHVGLGRASDIRRLMDAWKQTVGERIAAQATPLALKGSELVLAVPDAVWRQELALMTPEIRDRINAMLGRKVVERIRLVSQGAVDPGVSPFRARHRRLPAPAPDSAEDHALPAGRDAPPLSTNLQEAFAALERARNRRLSQDRTSSRHPTRK; encoded by the coding sequence ATGATTGACAGAGTCGATACGATACTCGGGAAAGCATTGGCCCATGTGGGCCTCGGGCGCGCGAGCGACATCCGGCGGTTGATGGACGCATGGAAACAAACCGTCGGTGAGCGGATCGCGGCGCAGGCAACACCGCTTGCACTCAAGGGCTCCGAACTCGTGCTCGCGGTTCCTGATGCCGTCTGGCGTCAGGAACTCGCCTTGATGACTCCCGAAATTCGTGACCGAATCAACGCCATGCTGGGCCGAAAAGTTGTCGAGCGAATCCGCTTGGTCAGCCAGGGAGCGGTCGACCCCGGCGTCTCCCCTTTTCGCGCCAGACACCGCAGGCTCCCGGCCCCTGCGCCAGACTCGGCCGAAGACCACGCCCTGCCTGCCGGACGGGACGCCCCGCCGCTTTCAACGAATCTGCAGGAGGCCTTTGCCGCCCTTGAGCGTGCCCGGAACCGCCGCCTGAGCCAGGATCGCACATCCTCTCGCCACCCAACGAGAAAATAA
- a CDS encoding M23 family metallopeptidase — MVDSLLRPRKRRRRGLIPALFLISFAVIAFWLLRGGTASPTGSLQGVPEVLGQSGRISLSLEAPHAGLAAWQLYIRDARGNRYVLAEETLPAGGLLEPGVQRREREVEISPQELGLAEGTAELILQATGHAPLSRLSDGGLVSQAEFEVDLTPPDLRVLSGAHRILQGGTGLILYQTGSDAVRSGMLVGELDFPGSPGPFTDGERMASLYSVPWNAPGNLAALIYAEDAAGNRKTQRVPLQIRNRRPRAEEIRVSDKFIRTKIEPLLIRYEEPVPETPAEAYLAVNRTMRKQSEIELQALLASSAPQLLTPRALQQQRGTQVGSRFAEHRTYTYEGQPIDEQTHLGYDLASVRRAPVEAAGDGQIEWVGELGIYGKVVLIDHGLGLATLYAHLSEIDVEPGMRITRGDVIGRSGETGLAGGDHLHFSVTLRGHHVDPLEWWDAQWVEREILEPLRQAGAQGP; from the coding sequence ATGGTCGATTCGCTCCTGCGCCCGCGAAAACGTCGCCGCCGAGGCCTGATCCCGGCGCTCTTTCTGATCAGCTTTGCCGTGATCGCCTTTTGGCTCTTACGAGGCGGGACAGCCAGCCCGACCGGCAGCCTGCAGGGAGTTCCCGAAGTGTTGGGCCAGAGCGGTCGGATCTCACTCTCTCTCGAGGCCCCGCACGCCGGATTGGCCGCGTGGCAGCTTTATATTCGCGACGCACGCGGCAACCGATACGTTCTCGCAGAAGAGACCTTGCCGGCTGGCGGCCTGCTCGAACCGGGCGTGCAACGCCGCGAGCGCGAGGTCGAAATTTCCCCGCAGGAACTCGGCCTGGCCGAAGGGACTGCCGAATTGATCCTTCAGGCAACAGGTCATGCCCCCCTGTCTCGCCTGAGCGACGGCGGTCTGGTGAGTCAGGCGGAGTTCGAGGTCGATCTGACCCCGCCGGACTTGCGCGTGCTGAGCGGGGCACACCGCATTTTGCAAGGAGGAACCGGCCTGATTCTCTACCAGACGGGCAGCGACGCGGTTCGCTCCGGCATGCTCGTCGGGGAACTCGATTTCCCCGGCAGCCCGGGCCCATTTACGGACGGCGAGCGGATGGCCAGCCTCTACTCGGTCCCCTGGAATGCCCCGGGGAATCTGGCCGCCCTGATCTACGCCGAAGATGCGGCCGGCAACCGCAAGACACAACGGGTCCCTCTGCAGATCCGAAACCGCAGGCCACGCGCCGAGGAAATTCGGGTTTCGGATAAATTCATCCGCACGAAAATCGAGCCGCTCCTGATCCGGTACGAGGAACCCGTCCCGGAGACCCCCGCGGAGGCCTATCTCGCCGTCAACCGGACGATGCGCAAGCAAAGCGAGATCGAGCTTCAGGCCCTGCTGGCAAGCTCCGCGCCCCAGCTACTCACCCCGCGCGCCCTTCAGCAACAACGTGGAACGCAGGTCGGCTCCCGTTTCGCCGAGCACCGAACCTACACCTACGAGGGCCAACCCATCGATGAACAAACCCATCTGGGCTACGATCTGGCTTCGGTGCGGCGCGCGCCGGTAGAGGCCGCGGGCGACGGCCAAATCGAATGGGTGGGGGAACTCGGTATTTACGGCAAAGTCGTCCTGATCGACCATGGACTGGGCCTCGCCACGCTATACGCCCACCTGAGCGAAATCGACGTCGAACCCGGCATGCGCATTACCCGCGGCGACGTGATCGGGCGGAGCGGCGAGACCGGACTGGCAGGTGGTGACCACCTGCACTTCAGCGTGACCTTGCGCGGACACCATGTCGACCCTCTGGAATGGTGGGATGCCCAATGGGTGGAGCGCGAGATTCTGGAACCGCTCCGGCAGGCCGGGGCTCAAGGCCCCTGA